GATAATATTTTATTTTTAATGCAACACGTTTTTTTATTAATTATTTGGATTTAAAAACGTTAAAGATAAAAAAGGTAAGTTACGTAGTACAAAATACAAACAAATAACCACTAAAAGACATTTAGAAAAAAAAGGTGAATATAGTAATTGTATCTGCTTCTTTTTTTCGAATATAAAGTTGTATAAATACAATCCAAACATATAAGCTAAAAAAGGAAAACAAATTATCAATAACGGGTTATATAAAAAAGCTTCTTGCAGATGTAAATGTAACAAGGCATGAATAGCTCGCTGGGTACCACAACCAGGGCAAACCAACCCGAAAAAAGAATACGAAGGACATTTCGGAAACGGAACGCCTTGCATGGTAGGGTTATAAAAAAAATAGATAAATAAAAAAGCTCCAAATACAAGTAAAGTGGAGCTAAATTTTAATAAAATACGTGTTTGTTTTTTCATTAATAATTTTCAGCAAAAACACCCGCCATTCCAACAAAAACAAAAAATATCACATACAACACCCATAAAACACATGCTGCAACTGCGCTATAAATAGCAAAATTTTTAGCAGCTTTTGATGCTTTATGCGCTTCTTCAAAACGGCCTTGTGACCATAATGTATTTACGTTAGAAGATTTTACAATTGAAACAATACCTAAAGGCATACAACAAAGTATGGTAGATAATATAGCCCAAACTAAATAATTGTCGGGTGCTTGACCAACTTCTTCAAACGAACTTCTTGAATTATGATTTTCCATTTATATTTAATATTTATTAAACTGCAAATAAGTAAATTGAACTTAACATCATTACTAATGATAAATACGTTACGCTACCAACCGTTAAGCCAATTATTGTAGTTACGCGAACAAAAAAAGCAGTTTGTTTTGCTTCTTCATAAAATCCTTTTTTCCAAAGTTTATTTACCTTTAAAGCCTTTAATAAGGCAATAATGCCTAAAGGGAAGAAAAACAACAAGGTTAAGCAAGCCCAAACCATATAATTGTTGGGTGCTTGGCACAAGTGAGTAAGGGACAATTTTTCCATTTAAATGTACTAAGGTTAGCGCGATTAATAGTTGATAATAATGATAAGCCACAATATTCCACCCACAATTAGGGCAAGTTGACCGAACTTTAGGGCATTGTCCGATGCAATTCTGGCTTGTTCATACTTTTTTTGATTCCAAAGTTTAGATACTTTTATTGCATTTAAAATAGCAACAATACCTAACGGTGCAAAGCAAATAAAAGTTGAAAGAATTGCAAAAAAAAGATAGTTATCTGGTTTAATAAAATCGTCATAAAGATCAGCTTTGCATTCTTTCATAAAAAAATCTAAATTTTGTTAAAATAAATGTAAATAATAAAAAATAAAAAAGCAAGGCATAAAGCCTTGCTTTTTTATTTTTTATACAAATTAATGTTTTATATCATTAATTTCTGTCAAACCTGAATTGTGCTTGTGTTTAAAGAAAAGAGCAAAAAGAATTGCTATGACTAAAGAATACAAAGCAAAACAATACCAAATATTTGACCAATCTTTCATATAAATTTCACTTGATAAATTTCCTATCGCATCCATGTTTACAGAGTTTTTAGTAAGAAAATTAATAAAATGATCATTACTTGTATCTGTTTTTAAAAAGGCAGCCAAGTCATTAGTGTTAGTAAACTGCTTCGTAAAGTATTTATCTATTAACCAACCTGATGTTAAACTGCCAAAAACTGCTCCAAATCCGTTGGTCATCATCATAAATAAACCTTGGGCTGAAGATCGAATTTTAGAATCGGTATTGGTTTCTACAAATAACGAGCCCGAAATATTAAAAAAGTCAAAAGCCATACCATAAACCACGCACGATAAAATAATCATCCACAGCCCATCCGTTGGGTTACCTAATCCTAAAAGTGCAAAACGAAGCACCCAAGCTAACATTGATATTAACATTACATTTTTAATACCGTAACGTTTTAAAAAGAAAGGAATCGCTAAAATAAATAAGGTTTCTGATATTTGAGAAATAGACAATATAATGGTTGAATATTCTACTACAAATGAATTGGCATATTTAGGAAAGTGCTTAAACTCATCTAAATAAACATCACCATACGCGTTGGTTAATTGTAATGCACCACCTAAAAACATAGAGAAGATGAAAAACAATGCC
This genomic window from Flavobacterium agricola contains:
- a CDS encoding DUF2752 domain-containing protein, with the protein product MKKQTRILLKFSSTLLVFGAFLFIYFFYNPTMQGVPFPKCPSYSFFGLVCPGCGTQRAIHALLHLHLQEAFLYNPLLIICFPFLAYMFGLYLYNFIFEKKKQIQLLYSPFFSKCLLVVICLYFVLRNLPFLSLTFLNPNN
- a CDS encoding CD225/dispanin family protein, whose translation is MENHNSRSSFEEVGQAPDNYLVWAILSTILCCMPLGIVSIVKSSNVNTLWSQGRFEEAHKASKAAKNFAIYSAVAACVLWVLYVIFFVFVGMAGVFAENY
- a CDS encoding CD225/dispanin family protein, giving the protein MKECKADLYDDFIKPDNYLFFAILSTFICFAPLGIVAILNAIKVSKLWNQKKYEQARIASDNALKFGQLALIVGGILWLIIIINY
- a CDS encoding CD225/dispanin family protein codes for the protein MEKLSLTHLCQAPNNYMVWACLTLLFFFPLGIIALLKALKVNKLWKKGFYEEAKQTAFFVRVTTIIGLTVGSVTYLSLVMMLSSIYLFAV